In a single window of the bacterium genome:
- a CDS encoding response regulator, with product MNKKPNILCVDGKPSALFLLGIELTQSGYETITAENGDEALAILQRKRVDLVLLSTVMPKLSGYDVCEKIKKSYKTRHIPVVMIGDKDCKENRDKSIKAGADSFISRPFDWIELLNRVRILLKIHSEYG from the coding sequence ATGAACAAAAAACCAAATATTTTATGTGTTGATGGTAAACCCAGTGCCCTGTTCCTGCTGGGGATTGAATTGACCCAAAGCGGGTATGAAACAATTACAGCGGAAAATGGTGATGAGGCACTGGCTATTCTTCAAAGGAAAAGGGTGGATTTAGTTCTTTTAAGTACTGTAATGCCGAAATTGTCGGGTTATGATGTGTGTGAAAAGATAAAGAAATCTTATAAAACCAGACACATCCCGGTGGTAATGATCGGCGACAAGGATTGTAAAGAAAATAGGGACAAAAGCATTAAAGCCGGCGCGGATAGTTTTATTTCCAGGCCTTTTGATTGGATAGAGCTGTTGAACCGGGTAAGAATTTTATTAAAAATACATTCTGAATATGGTTAA
- a CDS encoding acyl-homoserine-lactone synthase — protein MYIGQNKSNFVQKQNQYIFPFFIDEGKLIVKNILTRREKFQAYYLRHKIFCDELKWVKPSYNKLEIDHYDSKSTHMGVFNSGHKLLAFLRIIKAKETIMIEKEFSFLIDPSVKIRKEPDTIELSRLCIDPETRNSNSGNFGNYSISLLLYKGVYHWCMKEKVRYVYLVIKQEFFRLLLKQGFPFKMIGRPVIMPDGVNTLAAVMDWQEFELLNAANKPNMFKWFIEYQSSHFQ, from the coding sequence ATGTATATTGGACAAAATAAATCCAATTTTGTACAAAAACAAAATCAATATATATTTCCCTTTTTTATTGATGAAGGAAAATTAATAGTTAAAAATATTTTGACAAGAAGGGAAAAATTTCAAGCCTATTATTTAAGGCATAAAATCTTTTGTGACGAATTAAAATGGGTTAAACCTTCATACAACAAACTGGAAATCGATCATTATGATTCTAAATCTACTCATATGGGGGTGTTTAATTCAGGGCATAAGCTTTTGGCCTTTCTTCGCATAATAAAGGCAAAAGAAACAATTATGATTGAAAAAGAATTTTCTTTTTTAATCGATCCATCAGTTAAAATCAGAAAAGAACCCGATACTATTGAACTATCCCGTCTTTGTATTGACCCCGAGACAAGAAACAGCAATAGCGGTAATTTTGGCAATTATTCAATCAGTTTATTGCTTTACAAAGGTGTTTATCACTGGTGCATGAAAGAAAAAGTCAGATATGTTTATCTTGTGATAAAACAGGAATTTTTCAGATTATTGTTAAAACAGGGATTCCCTTTCAAAATGATCGGCAGGCCGGTAATAATGCCTGACGGCGTAAACACTTTAGCCGCCGTTATGGACTGGCAGGAATTTGAACTTCTAAACGCCGCCAATAAACCAAATATGTTTAAATGGTTTATTGAATACCAATCAAGCCATTTTCAATAG